In Parus major isolate Abel chromosome 1, Parus_major1.1, whole genome shotgun sequence, the following proteins share a genomic window:
- the THAP12 gene encoding 52 kDa repressor of the inhibitor of the protein kinase isoform X2, producing the protein MESYQCQRWVENCRRADLEDKTPDQLNKHYRLCAKHFETSMICRSSPYRTVLRDNAVPTIFDLTSHLNNPHSRHRKRIKELSEDEIRTLKQPKIEEAFEWKQATQESNENNEQNTVSEEGGEEQEEEAVPLTLEERENKDYLKSLFEILILMGKQNIPLDGHNVDELPEGIFASGNFQALLEYRINGGDEVLRKRFEMTAVNLEYCSKTQQKQMLEICENCVREETLREVRDSHFFSIVTDEVVDIAGEEHLPVLVRFVDDSHNLREEFIGFLPYEADPEILAVKFHATITEKWGLNMEYCRGQAYIVSSGFASKMKVVATRLLEKYPQAVYTLCSSCALNVWLAKSVPVVGVSIALGTIEEVCCLFNQSPQLLVELDNTISAVFQDNNEKGNELKKICRSQWTCRHDTFEVLVDLLQALVLCLDAVTSDLSDRWNNFIVGRAFVLSSALTDFDFIVTIVIMKNILSFTRAFGKNLQGQTSDVFFAAGSLTAVLHSLNEVMENIEVYHEFWFEEATSLATKLDVQIKLPGKFRRAQQGNFDPDMTSENYYKEILSVPTIEHIIQELKDIFSEQHLKALKCLSLVPSVMGQLKFNTSEEHHADMFKNDLPNPDTLSAELHCWRIKWKHRGKDIELPATIYEALHLPDIKFFPNVYALLKVLCLLPVMKVENEKYGIGRRRLKAYLKNTLTQQRSSNLALLNINFDIKHDLDLMVDTYIKLYPDKVEFQDCIPSNNSEVTDDA; encoded by the exons ATGGAGTCATATCA ATGTCAGAGATGGGTAGAGAACTGTCGAAGGGCAGATTTAGAAGATAAAACTCCAGATCAACTCAACAAGCATTACAGATTGTGTGCTAAACATTTTGAGACTTCTATGATATGCAGAAGT AGCCCATACAGAACAGTTTTGCGGGATAATGCTGTGCCGACTATATTTGATCTTACAAGTCACCTGAACAATCCCCACAGCAGACATAGGAAAAGGATAAAAGAGCTG agtgAAGATGAAATAAGAACATTGAAACAGCCAAAGA ttGAGGAAGCTTTTGAATGGAAACAGGCAACTCAAGAATCTAATGAAAACAATGAGCAAAATACTGTCtcagaggaaggaggggaagaacaAGAGGAAGAAGCTGTCCCCTTAACactggaagaaagagaaaacaaagattaCCTTAAatcattatttgaaattttgatCCTAATGGGTAAACAAAATATTCCACTGGATGGCCATAATGTCGATGAACTTCCAGAAGGTATTTTTGCTTCAGGTAACTTTCAGGCTCTACTGGAATATAGAATAAATGGTGGCGATGAAGTTCTGAGGAAACGATTTGAGATGACTGCAGTCAACCTTGAGTATTGTTCAAAAACTCAGCAGAAACAAATGCTTGAGATCTGTGAAAACTGTGTTAGAGAGGAGACACTGAGGGAAGTAAGAGACTCACACTTCTTTTCTATTGTCACCGATGAAGTAGTAGACATAGCTGGAGAGGAACATTTGCCAGTGTTGGTGAGGTTCGTTGATGATTCTCACAATCTAAGAGAAGAATTCATAGGGTTTTTACCATATGAGGCTGATCCTGAAATTTTAGCTGTTAAGTTCCATGCAACTATTACTGAAAAGTGGGGTCTAAACATGGAGTACTGTCGGGGTCAAGCCTACATCGTCTCCAGTGGATTTGCTTCTAAAATGAAAGTTGTGGCTACAAGACTCTTGGAAAAGTATCCACAAGCTGTGTATACACTGTGTTCCTCATGTGCCTTAAATGTTTGGCTGGCAAAATCTGTTCCTGTTGTTGGTGTTTCCATTGCATTAGGAACAATTGAAGAAGTTTGCTGTCTTTTTAATCAGTCTCCACAATTGCTGGTAGAACTGGACAACacaatttctgctgtttttcaggaCAATAACGAGAAGGGTAATGAGTTGAAGAAGATCTGCCGTTCTCAGTGGACATGCAGGCATGATACTTTTGAGGTTTTAGTGGACCTCCTGCAAGCACTGGTACTGTGCTTGGATGCTGTGACCAGTGACTTGTCTGACAGGTGGAACAACTTCATTGTTGGTCGAGCATTTGTACTTTCAAGTGCATTAACAGATTTTGATTTCATTGTCACTATtgtaattatgaaaaatattctatCTTTTACGAGagcatttggaaaaaatctcCAGGGACAAACATCAGATGTGTTCTTTGCAGCTGGCAGCTTAACAGCAGTGTTGCACTCTCTGAATGAAGTGATGGAGAATATTGAAGTTTACCATGAATTTTGGTTTGAGGAAGCCACAAGTTTGGCTACAAAACTGGATGTACAAATTAAACTCCCAGGAAAATTTCGCAGGGCACAACAGGGGAACTTTGACCCTGATATGACATCAGAAAATTACTACAAAGAAATCCTAAGTGTCCCAACAATAGAGCATATTATTCAAgaattaaaagatattttctcaGAACAGCATTTAAAAGCTCTTAAATGTTTATCGTTAGTGCCCTCAGTCATGGGACAGCTCAAATTCAATACGTCTGAGGAGCATCATGCTGATATGTTCAAAAACGACTTGCCCAATCCAGACACACTTTCTGCTGAGCTTCACTGTTGGAGAATTAAGtggaagcacagaggaaaagatATTGAACTTCCAGCTACTATTTATGAAGCACTTCACTTGCCTGACATAAAGTTTTTCCCTAATGTTTATGCATTGCTTAAAGTCTTGTGCTTGCTTCCAGTGATGAAGGtggagaatgaaaaatatggaaTAGGACGAAGGCGCTTAAAGGCATACCTGAAAAACACCTTGACACAACAAAGGTCAAGCAACCTTGCTTTGCTGAACATAAACTTTGACATAAAACATGATTTAGATTTGATGGTGGACACTTACATTAAACTCTATCCAGATAAAGTGGAATTTCAAGACTGTATTCCTTCAAACAATTCTGAAGTAACAGATGATGCCTAA
- the THAP12 gene encoding 52 kDa repressor of the inhibitor of the protein kinase isoform X1 — protein MPNFCAAPNCTRKSTQSDLAFFRFPRDPARCQRWVENCRRADLEDKTPDQLNKHYRLCAKHFETSMICRSSPYRTVLRDNAVPTIFDLTSHLNNPHSRHRKRIKELSEDEIRTLKQPKIEEAFEWKQATQESNENNEQNTVSEEGGEEQEEEAVPLTLEERENKDYLKSLFEILILMGKQNIPLDGHNVDELPEGIFASGNFQALLEYRINGGDEVLRKRFEMTAVNLEYCSKTQQKQMLEICENCVREETLREVRDSHFFSIVTDEVVDIAGEEHLPVLVRFVDDSHNLREEFIGFLPYEADPEILAVKFHATITEKWGLNMEYCRGQAYIVSSGFASKMKVVATRLLEKYPQAVYTLCSSCALNVWLAKSVPVVGVSIALGTIEEVCCLFNQSPQLLVELDNTISAVFQDNNEKGNELKKICRSQWTCRHDTFEVLVDLLQALVLCLDAVTSDLSDRWNNFIVGRAFVLSSALTDFDFIVTIVIMKNILSFTRAFGKNLQGQTSDVFFAAGSLTAVLHSLNEVMENIEVYHEFWFEEATSLATKLDVQIKLPGKFRRAQQGNFDPDMTSENYYKEILSVPTIEHIIQELKDIFSEQHLKALKCLSLVPSVMGQLKFNTSEEHHADMFKNDLPNPDTLSAELHCWRIKWKHRGKDIELPATIYEALHLPDIKFFPNVYALLKVLCLLPVMKVENEKYGIGRRRLKAYLKNTLTQQRSSNLALLNINFDIKHDLDLMVDTYIKLYPDKVEFQDCIPSNNSEVTDDA, from the exons ATGTCAGAGATGGGTAGAGAACTGTCGAAGGGCAGATTTAGAAGATAAAACTCCAGATCAACTCAACAAGCATTACAGATTGTGTGCTAAACATTTTGAGACTTCTATGATATGCAGAAGT AGCCCATACAGAACAGTTTTGCGGGATAATGCTGTGCCGACTATATTTGATCTTACAAGTCACCTGAACAATCCCCACAGCAGACATAGGAAAAGGATAAAAGAGCTG agtgAAGATGAAATAAGAACATTGAAACAGCCAAAGA ttGAGGAAGCTTTTGAATGGAAACAGGCAACTCAAGAATCTAATGAAAACAATGAGCAAAATACTGTCtcagaggaaggaggggaagaacaAGAGGAAGAAGCTGTCCCCTTAACactggaagaaagagaaaacaaagattaCCTTAAatcattatttgaaattttgatCCTAATGGGTAAACAAAATATTCCACTGGATGGCCATAATGTCGATGAACTTCCAGAAGGTATTTTTGCTTCAGGTAACTTTCAGGCTCTACTGGAATATAGAATAAATGGTGGCGATGAAGTTCTGAGGAAACGATTTGAGATGACTGCAGTCAACCTTGAGTATTGTTCAAAAACTCAGCAGAAACAAATGCTTGAGATCTGTGAAAACTGTGTTAGAGAGGAGACACTGAGGGAAGTAAGAGACTCACACTTCTTTTCTATTGTCACCGATGAAGTAGTAGACATAGCTGGAGAGGAACATTTGCCAGTGTTGGTGAGGTTCGTTGATGATTCTCACAATCTAAGAGAAGAATTCATAGGGTTTTTACCATATGAGGCTGATCCTGAAATTTTAGCTGTTAAGTTCCATGCAACTATTACTGAAAAGTGGGGTCTAAACATGGAGTACTGTCGGGGTCAAGCCTACATCGTCTCCAGTGGATTTGCTTCTAAAATGAAAGTTGTGGCTACAAGACTCTTGGAAAAGTATCCACAAGCTGTGTATACACTGTGTTCCTCATGTGCCTTAAATGTTTGGCTGGCAAAATCTGTTCCTGTTGTTGGTGTTTCCATTGCATTAGGAACAATTGAAGAAGTTTGCTGTCTTTTTAATCAGTCTCCACAATTGCTGGTAGAACTGGACAACacaatttctgctgtttttcaggaCAATAACGAGAAGGGTAATGAGTTGAAGAAGATCTGCCGTTCTCAGTGGACATGCAGGCATGATACTTTTGAGGTTTTAGTGGACCTCCTGCAAGCACTGGTACTGTGCTTGGATGCTGTGACCAGTGACTTGTCTGACAGGTGGAACAACTTCATTGTTGGTCGAGCATTTGTACTTTCAAGTGCATTAACAGATTTTGATTTCATTGTCACTATtgtaattatgaaaaatattctatCTTTTACGAGagcatttggaaaaaatctcCAGGGACAAACATCAGATGTGTTCTTTGCAGCTGGCAGCTTAACAGCAGTGTTGCACTCTCTGAATGAAGTGATGGAGAATATTGAAGTTTACCATGAATTTTGGTTTGAGGAAGCCACAAGTTTGGCTACAAAACTGGATGTACAAATTAAACTCCCAGGAAAATTTCGCAGGGCACAACAGGGGAACTTTGACCCTGATATGACATCAGAAAATTACTACAAAGAAATCCTAAGTGTCCCAACAATAGAGCATATTATTCAAgaattaaaagatattttctcaGAACAGCATTTAAAAGCTCTTAAATGTTTATCGTTAGTGCCCTCAGTCATGGGACAGCTCAAATTCAATACGTCTGAGGAGCATCATGCTGATATGTTCAAAAACGACTTGCCCAATCCAGACACACTTTCTGCTGAGCTTCACTGTTGGAGAATTAAGtggaagcacagaggaaaagatATTGAACTTCCAGCTACTATTTATGAAGCACTTCACTTGCCTGACATAAAGTTTTTCCCTAATGTTTATGCATTGCTTAAAGTCTTGTGCTTGCTTCCAGTGATGAAGGtggagaatgaaaaatatggaaTAGGACGAAGGCGCTTAAAGGCATACCTGAAAAACACCTTGACACAACAAAGGTCAAGCAACCTTGCTTTGCTGAACATAAACTTTGACATAAAACATGATTTAGATTTGATGGTGGACACTTACATTAAACTCTATCCAGATAAAGTGGAATTTCAAGACTGTATTCCTTCAAACAATTCTGAAGTAACAGATGATGCCTAA
- the THAP12 gene encoding 52 kDa repressor of the inhibitor of the protein kinase isoform X3, with protein sequence MICRSSPYRTVLRDNAVPTIFDLTSHLNNPHSRHRKRIKELSEDEIRTLKQPKIEEAFEWKQATQESNENNEQNTVSEEGGEEQEEEAVPLTLEERENKDYLKSLFEILILMGKQNIPLDGHNVDELPEGIFASGNFQALLEYRINGGDEVLRKRFEMTAVNLEYCSKTQQKQMLEICENCVREETLREVRDSHFFSIVTDEVVDIAGEEHLPVLVRFVDDSHNLREEFIGFLPYEADPEILAVKFHATITEKWGLNMEYCRGQAYIVSSGFASKMKVVATRLLEKYPQAVYTLCSSCALNVWLAKSVPVVGVSIALGTIEEVCCLFNQSPQLLVELDNTISAVFQDNNEKGNELKKICRSQWTCRHDTFEVLVDLLQALVLCLDAVTSDLSDRWNNFIVGRAFVLSSALTDFDFIVTIVIMKNILSFTRAFGKNLQGQTSDVFFAAGSLTAVLHSLNEVMENIEVYHEFWFEEATSLATKLDVQIKLPGKFRRAQQGNFDPDMTSENYYKEILSVPTIEHIIQELKDIFSEQHLKALKCLSLVPSVMGQLKFNTSEEHHADMFKNDLPNPDTLSAELHCWRIKWKHRGKDIELPATIYEALHLPDIKFFPNVYALLKVLCLLPVMKVENEKYGIGRRRLKAYLKNTLTQQRSSNLALLNINFDIKHDLDLMVDTYIKLYPDKVEFQDCIPSNNSEVTDDA encoded by the exons ATGATATGCAGAAGT AGCCCATACAGAACAGTTTTGCGGGATAATGCTGTGCCGACTATATTTGATCTTACAAGTCACCTGAACAATCCCCACAGCAGACATAGGAAAAGGATAAAAGAGCTG agtgAAGATGAAATAAGAACATTGAAACAGCCAAAGA ttGAGGAAGCTTTTGAATGGAAACAGGCAACTCAAGAATCTAATGAAAACAATGAGCAAAATACTGTCtcagaggaaggaggggaagaacaAGAGGAAGAAGCTGTCCCCTTAACactggaagaaagagaaaacaaagattaCCTTAAatcattatttgaaattttgatCCTAATGGGTAAACAAAATATTCCACTGGATGGCCATAATGTCGATGAACTTCCAGAAGGTATTTTTGCTTCAGGTAACTTTCAGGCTCTACTGGAATATAGAATAAATGGTGGCGATGAAGTTCTGAGGAAACGATTTGAGATGACTGCAGTCAACCTTGAGTATTGTTCAAAAACTCAGCAGAAACAAATGCTTGAGATCTGTGAAAACTGTGTTAGAGAGGAGACACTGAGGGAAGTAAGAGACTCACACTTCTTTTCTATTGTCACCGATGAAGTAGTAGACATAGCTGGAGAGGAACATTTGCCAGTGTTGGTGAGGTTCGTTGATGATTCTCACAATCTAAGAGAAGAATTCATAGGGTTTTTACCATATGAGGCTGATCCTGAAATTTTAGCTGTTAAGTTCCATGCAACTATTACTGAAAAGTGGGGTCTAAACATGGAGTACTGTCGGGGTCAAGCCTACATCGTCTCCAGTGGATTTGCTTCTAAAATGAAAGTTGTGGCTACAAGACTCTTGGAAAAGTATCCACAAGCTGTGTATACACTGTGTTCCTCATGTGCCTTAAATGTTTGGCTGGCAAAATCTGTTCCTGTTGTTGGTGTTTCCATTGCATTAGGAACAATTGAAGAAGTTTGCTGTCTTTTTAATCAGTCTCCACAATTGCTGGTAGAACTGGACAACacaatttctgctgtttttcaggaCAATAACGAGAAGGGTAATGAGTTGAAGAAGATCTGCCGTTCTCAGTGGACATGCAGGCATGATACTTTTGAGGTTTTAGTGGACCTCCTGCAAGCACTGGTACTGTGCTTGGATGCTGTGACCAGTGACTTGTCTGACAGGTGGAACAACTTCATTGTTGGTCGAGCATTTGTACTTTCAAGTGCATTAACAGATTTTGATTTCATTGTCACTATtgtaattatgaaaaatattctatCTTTTACGAGagcatttggaaaaaatctcCAGGGACAAACATCAGATGTGTTCTTTGCAGCTGGCAGCTTAACAGCAGTGTTGCACTCTCTGAATGAAGTGATGGAGAATATTGAAGTTTACCATGAATTTTGGTTTGAGGAAGCCACAAGTTTGGCTACAAAACTGGATGTACAAATTAAACTCCCAGGAAAATTTCGCAGGGCACAACAGGGGAACTTTGACCCTGATATGACATCAGAAAATTACTACAAAGAAATCCTAAGTGTCCCAACAATAGAGCATATTATTCAAgaattaaaagatattttctcaGAACAGCATTTAAAAGCTCTTAAATGTTTATCGTTAGTGCCCTCAGTCATGGGACAGCTCAAATTCAATACGTCTGAGGAGCATCATGCTGATATGTTCAAAAACGACTTGCCCAATCCAGACACACTTTCTGCTGAGCTTCACTGTTGGAGAATTAAGtggaagcacagaggaaaagatATTGAACTTCCAGCTACTATTTATGAAGCACTTCACTTGCCTGACATAAAGTTTTTCCCTAATGTTTATGCATTGCTTAAAGTCTTGTGCTTGCTTCCAGTGATGAAGGtggagaatgaaaaatatggaaTAGGACGAAGGCGCTTAAAGGCATACCTGAAAAACACCTTGACACAACAAAGGTCAAGCAACCTTGCTTTGCTGAACATAAACTTTGACATAAAACATGATTTAGATTTGATGGTGGACACTTACATTAAACTCTATCCAGATAAAGTGGAATTTCAAGACTGTATTCCTTCAAACAATTCTGAAGTAACAGATGATGCCTAA